The following proteins are encoded in a genomic region of Triticum dicoccoides isolate Atlit2015 ecotype Zavitan chromosome 1B, WEW_v2.0, whole genome shotgun sequence:
- the LOC119300256 gene encoding uncharacterized protein LOC119300256 — protein sequence MATATAGPAPTFLHPKMQRLVSSPLRSPRRSHPGRAAERIAAGWILSLLDGQAPPVGARLIPPLVAVQHVRVQPPSPSTAPETLATPSLPPMTMASPHKALSSHLISPREGRGHGEISFCRYLFKRRAMEKPRRHGRNLTSSIQSRETTLLLFEKVGPCYLRDSSSQDASPGGRDHPCSARD from the exons atggcgacggcgacggctggtCCCGCGCCCACGTTCTTACATCCCAAGATGCAGCGGCTCGTCTCCTCTCCTCTCCGGTCTCCGCGGAGGAGCCACCCTGGTCGGGCAGCAGAGAGGATCGCCGCCGGCTGGATCCTTTCTCTTCTCGACGGCCAAGCACCACCGGTTGGAGCCCGTCTCATCCCCCCTCTGGTCGCCGTGCAGCACGTTCGGGTCCAACCTCCCTCCCCCTCGAcggcgcccgaaaccctagctaccCCCTCTCTTCCACCCATGACCATGGCGAGCCCGCACAAG GCACTTTCTTCCCATCTCATCTCCCCGCGTGAAGGAAGGGGCCATGGGGAGATAAGTTTCTGCAGGTACCTATTCAAGAGGAGGGCCATGGAGAAGCCCCGACGCCATGGAAGAAATCTCACTTCCTCGATTCAGTCCAGGGAGACGACGCTGCTGCTGTTCG AGAAAGTTGGACCATGCTACCTGCGAGACAGCAGCAGCCAAGACGCCAGTCCAGGAGGAAGGGACCACCCGTGTTCGGCCCGAGACTGA